In Streptomyces sp. NBC_01717, one DNA window encodes the following:
- a CDS encoding copper chaperone PCu(A)C, protein MNRRTVLAGVVALTTGLTLAGCSTSGGKPELKVTGAFMPQPVNDMAAGFLVVQNSGDSSDRLTSVTSPLSDDVTIHRTTNQTMRMVTSFEVPAGGELDLERGGNHIMFMKLKQQPRQGEKVSVELHFEKADPIKVDLPVKETTHNPKKQ, encoded by the coding sequence GTGAACCGCCGCACCGTCCTCGCCGGCGTCGTCGCCCTCACCACCGGGCTGACGCTGGCGGGGTGCTCGACCTCGGGCGGCAAGCCCGAACTGAAGGTGACCGGCGCCTTCATGCCGCAGCCGGTCAACGACATGGCGGCCGGCTTCCTCGTCGTACAGAACAGCGGCGACAGTTCCGACCGGCTCACTTCGGTCACCAGCCCGCTCTCCGACGACGTCACGATCCACCGGACGACGAACCAGACGATGCGCATGGTGACGTCCTTCGAGGTGCCCGCGGGCGGCGAGCTGGACCTGGAGCGCGGCGGCAACCACATCATGTTCATGAAACTGAAGCAGCAGCCCAGGCAGGGCGAGAAGGTGTCCGTCGAGCTGCACTTCGAGAAGGCCGACCCCATAAAGGTCGACCTTCCCGTGAAGGAGACCACCCACAACCCGAAGAAGCAGTGA
- a CDS encoding copper resistance CopC/CopD family protein → MTATAPHFGPTPSVSPMRRPLAAAALLAVFVGTVFGLLLGGAGPASAHAALTGSDPQDGAVVATAPKEVTLTFSEQVAMGDGSVRVLDPSGKRADTGAEPRNLQIASTVKYSVPLHAGLPDGTYTVAWQAVSADSHPVSGAFTFSIGAPSKTTVALPTDQAGGGLVGTLYGIARYAAYAGFILLAGGAAFVLACWQRGASARPLQRLVVRGWMTLTTATLVMLLLRNPYTGSGKLADIFDLDGLKAVLDTKPGAALVSRLLLLGASALFIAVLFGAYAKREDEREKKDLTFGLAIGGAVIAAGIAGTWALAEHASTGIQPGIAMPVDVLHLLAVAAWLGGLAALLVALYRTPDIEVTAVRRFSRIAFGSVLVLTATGLYQSWRQVGSWSALTGTRYGQLLLVKVGLVAVLVGVAWISRRWTARLPAGTTKAQGTGAGTADAGTGSAVETEPATVPADPARAAQLDRQKAAVATATKKRIRDADPDRSGLRRSVLAEVGVAVALLAVTTVLTSTEPGRTEEEAARTSTAASAPTAAGPIAVSLPFDTGGRNGKGTVRMDIDPGRTGANGLHIWIDGPDGQPMDVPEVKLAFTLASKDIGPLPVVPDRLTEGHWTASGVQIPMAGNWKMAVTVRTSDIDQTTIAKNVKIG, encoded by the coding sequence ATGACAGCCACCGCCCCGCACTTCGGACCGACCCCGTCCGTGTCCCCGATGCGTCGCCCACTCGCCGCTGCCGCACTCCTTGCCGTATTCGTCGGCACGGTGTTCGGCCTGCTGCTGGGCGGCGCTGGACCGGCGTCCGCGCATGCCGCGCTCACCGGGAGTGATCCGCAGGACGGGGCGGTGGTCGCCACCGCCCCCAAGGAGGTCACGCTCACCTTCTCCGAACAGGTCGCCATGGGTGACGGCTCCGTCCGGGTCCTGGACCCGAGCGGCAAACGCGCCGATACCGGTGCGGAACCACGCAACCTGCAAATCGCCTCCACCGTGAAGTACAGCGTCCCGCTGCACGCGGGGCTGCCCGACGGCACGTACACCGTGGCCTGGCAGGCCGTCTCCGCGGACAGCCACCCGGTCTCCGGCGCCTTCACCTTCTCCATCGGAGCCCCGTCCAAGACGACCGTCGCCCTTCCGACGGACCAGGCCGGAGGCGGCCTCGTCGGCACGCTCTACGGCATCGCGCGCTACGCTGCGTACGCCGGCTTCATCCTGCTGGCCGGTGGCGCAGCCTTCGTACTGGCCTGCTGGCAGCGCGGGGCGAGCGCCCGCCCGCTGCAGCGCCTGGTCGTACGCGGCTGGATGACGCTCACCACGGCCACCCTGGTCATGCTTCTGCTGCGCAACCCGTACACCGGCTCCGGAAAGCTCGCGGACATCTTCGACCTGGACGGCCTGAAAGCCGTGCTGGACACCAAGCCGGGGGCCGCGCTGGTCTCCCGGCTGCTGCTGCTCGGCGCCTCCGCACTCTTCATCGCCGTGCTGTTCGGGGCGTACGCGAAGCGCGAGGACGAGCGGGAGAAGAAGGACCTCACCTTCGGGCTGGCCATCGGTGGCGCGGTCATCGCCGCCGGGATCGCCGGGACATGGGCGCTGGCCGAACACGCCTCGACCGGGATCCAGCCCGGCATCGCGATGCCGGTCGACGTACTGCACCTGCTGGCCGTCGCCGCCTGGCTGGGCGGCCTCGCCGCGCTGCTGGTCGCGCTCTACCGGACCCCGGACATCGAAGTCACGGCGGTACGCCGCTTCTCCCGTATCGCGTTCGGCAGTGTGCTGGTGCTCACCGCGACCGGGCTCTACCAGTCCTGGCGACAGGTCGGCTCCTGGTCCGCGCTGACCGGTACCCGGTACGGGCAGCTGCTGCTCGTGAAGGTGGGGCTCGTCGCCGTCCTGGTCGGGGTCGCCTGGATCTCGCGGCGCTGGACGGCGCGCCTGCCTGCGGGCACGACAAAGGCGCAGGGCACGGGTGCCGGTACCGCTGACGCCGGCACCGGGAGCGCTGTGGAGACCGAGCCGGCGACCGTGCCCGCGGATCCCGCACGGGCAGCCCAACTCGACCGGCAGAAGGCCGCCGTGGCGACCGCAACGAAGAAGCGGATCCGCGACGCCGACCCCGACCGGTCCGGGCTCCGCCGCTCGGTACTGGCGGAAGTCGGGGTCGCGGTGGCGCTGTTGGCGGTGACGACCGTGCTGACCTCGACCGAGCCCGGACGTACCGAGGAGGAAGCGGCCCGCACCTCGACGGCCGCATCCGCGCCCACGGCAGCGGGCCCCATCGCGGTGAGCCTGCCGTTCGACACCGGCGGCCGGAACGGCAAGGGGACGGTCCGGATGGACATCGACCCCGGTCGAACCGGCGCCAACGGGCTCCACATCTGGATCGACGGCCCCGACGGACAGCCCATGGACGTCCCCGAGGTGAAGCTCGCCTTCACCCTCGCGTCCAAGGACATCGGTCCGCTGCCCGTCGTCCCCGACCGGCTCACCGAGGGGCACTGGACAGCGAGCGGCGTCCAGATCCCGATGGCGGGCAACTGGAAGATGGCGGTGACCGTGCGGACGTCGGACATCGATCAGACCACCATCGCCAAGAACGTGAAGATC